In Lachnospiraceae bacterium, one DNA window encodes the following:
- the plsX gene encoding phosphate acyltransferase PlsX, producing MIKIAVDAMGGDLAPVEMVAGAIEAVQAKPGIQVLLVGQETVVNAELSKYTYNKEQIQVVNATEVITTEEPPVNAIRKKKDSSIVVGMNLVKNKEADAFVSAGSSGAILVGGQVIVGRIKGVERPPLAPLIPTEKGVSLLIDCGANVDARPSHLVQFAQMGSIYMEHVVGIKNPRVAIVNIGAEEEKGNALVKETFPLLKECPDINFIGSIEAREIPHGGADVIVCEAFTGNVILKLYEGVGATLIHMVKQGMMATLRSKIGALLVKPALKTTLKAFDASQYGGAPLLGLKGLVVKTHGSSKRTEVRNSIIQCVTFKEQQINEKIKESLTVGNGKTEEIKE from the coding sequence AAATGGTTGCAGGAGCCATAGAGGCGGTACAGGCAAAACCAGGGATCCAGGTGCTTTTGGTAGGTCAGGAAACTGTAGTAAATGCAGAACTTTCAAAATATACTTACAATAAAGAACAGATCCAGGTGGTGAACGCCACAGAAGTGATCACCACAGAAGAACCGCCGGTAAATGCCATTCGCAAAAAGAAGGACTCCTCCATTGTGGTAGGCATGAATCTTGTAAAGAATAAAGAAGCAGATGCTTTTGTATCCGCGGGAAGCTCAGGTGCCATCTTAGTAGGCGGACAGGTGATCGTAGGAAGGATAAAAGGTGTGGAACGTCCACCTTTAGCACCTCTTATCCCTACTGAAAAAGGTGTATCACTGCTTATCGACTGTGGTGCTAATGTAGATGCCAGACCTTCTCATCTGGTACAGTTTGCGCAGATGGGTTCCATCTATATGGAACATGTAGTCGGCATCAAAAATCCGAGAGTTGCTATCGTAAATATCGGAGCAGAAGAAGAAAAAGGAAATGCTCTTGTAAAAGAGACATTCCCTCTTTTGAAAGAATGTCCGGATATCAACTTTATTGGCAGCATTGAAGCCAGGGAAATCCCACATGGCGGAGCAGATGTGATCGTCTGCGAGGCATTTACAGGCAATGTGATACTTAAGCTTTACGAGGGCGTGGGAGCTACACTGATCCACATGGTAAAACAGGGAATGATGGCCACACTAAGAAGCAAGATCGGTGCGCTTTTAGTCAAACCAGCTTTAAAAACCACATTAAAGGCATTTGATGCCAGCCAGTACGGCGGAGCACCATTGTTAGGCTTAAAGGGCTTAGTAGTAAAAACCCACGGAAGTTCAAAGCGTACAGAGGTACGCAATTCCATCATCCAATGTGTAACTTTCAAGGAACAGCAGATCAATGAAAAGATAAAAGAGTCCTTGACAGTTGGAAACGGAAAAACAGAAGAAATCAAAGAATAA
- the acpP gene encoding acyl carrier protein, whose amino-acid sequence MEFEKLQGIIAEVLNIEPEDVTMAATFVDDLGADSLDIFQIIMGIEEEFDIEIPNEAAEQIVTVGDAVEQIKNALN is encoded by the coding sequence ATGGAATTTGAGAAATTACAGGGAATTATCGCAGAAGTGTTGAACATTGAGCCGGAGGATGTGACAATGGCAGCTACGTTTGTAGATGACCTGGGTGCGGACTCTCTGGACATTTTCCAGATCATCATGGGAATTGAAGAAGAGTTTGACATTGAGATTCCAAATGAGGCTGCAGAACAGATCGTTACCGTTGGGGACGCAGTTGAACAGATTAAGAATGCACTGAACTAA